Proteins from a genomic interval of Lycium ferocissimum isolate CSIRO_LF1 chromosome 2, AGI_CSIRO_Lferr_CH_V1, whole genome shotgun sequence:
- the LOC132036447 gene encoding large ribosomal subunit protein uL24z-like, whose protein sequence is MKYNPRVSSSRRKSRKAHFTAPSSLRRILMSAPLSTELRTKYNVRSMPVRKDDEVQVVRGTYKGREGKVVQVYRKKWVIHIERITREKVNGSTVNVGIHPSKVVVTKLRLDKDRKSLIDRKAKGRANADKDKGTKFTADDIMQTVD, encoded by the coding sequence ATGAAGTACAATCCAAGAGTATCCTCTTCTCGCCGTAAGAGTCGTAAGGCTCATTTCACAGCCCCATCAAGTCTCCGTCGTATCTTAATGAGCGCACCTTTATCCACCGAACTCCGCACAAAGTACAACGTGCGCTCAATGCCTGTACGCAAAGATGACGAGGTTCAGGTTGTACGTGGGACGTACAAAGGACGTGAGGGTAAAGTTGTCCAAGTGTATCGTAAGAAATGGGTTATTCATATTGAAAGGATTACACGTGAGAAAGTTAATGGATCTACTGTTAATGTCGGTATTCATCCTTCGAAGGTTGTTGTTACTAAGTTGAGACTTGATAAGGATAGGAAATCGCTAATTGATCGTAAGGCGAAAGGACGTGCTAATGCTGATAAAGATAAGGGAACTAAGTTTACTGCTGATGATATTATGCAGACCGTTGATTGA